From the Methanocaldococcus fervens AG86 genome, the window GCCATTAAATTTGTATTTTAAATGGAGGGGAGATGTTGCAATAAATGTAATTATCCCATCTACATCACATTCAATTGCCTTATCGATATCTTTCTTTAAAGCTCTACATAAAGCTAAGATATCAGCATTCAACCCTTCATTTGCTATTGTTTTAACTATATCCGCCTCTCTCTCAGATACAATTGGAAAACCTGCCTCAATCTGCTTTAATCCAAGTTCATCCAACTTTCTCGCTATCTCTAATTTTTGTTCTTTTGTAAAGCAAACTCCCGGTGTTTGTTCTCCATCTCTTAAGGTTGTGTCATATATGTAGATATCTTTCAAATCCAACTTTGGATTGTAAGGACAAACTGCCTTCCAGCTATTCTCAAACAAAAAGTCCATAAACACCACCAGCATCTTTTATCTTATCTCAATATTAGCTCCTATACTTCTCATAACCTCAACAAAATTTGGGAATGATATTTTTACAGCTTCCTCTCCCTCAATAATTGTCTCTCCCTCTGCCTTTAATCCAGCAACGGTGAATGCCATAACCAACCTATGGTCGTTATAAGTATTCAATTTAGCTCCTCTCAGCTTTTTAACCCCTCTTATAATCAAACCATCTGGTTTCTCTTCAATATCTGCTCCCATCTTTTTTAACTCTACTGCACAAGCCCTCAACCTATCACATTCTTTCAACCTAACATGCTCTCCATTGTAGATTTCTGTCTTCCCCTCTGCAAAGCATCCAAGAACTGCAATGGTTGGAACCAAATCAGGGATATCTTTAACATCTACATCTATTCCATTTAAGTTATATTCTCCTTCAACAATAACCTTATCTTTTTTAACTTTAATATCAGCTCCCATCTCTTTAACGATATCAATTATCGCCCTATCGCCCTGCTTTGAATCTGCAAATAGGTTTTCAATTGTTATATTTGAATTTATTAAAACTCCTGCTGCTATTAAATATGATGCGGAGGAGTAATCTCCTTCAACAATATAATCTATAGCTTTATATTTCTGATTTCCATAAACTAAAAATCCTTTTTCTGTTTCATCAATCTTTATACCAAATTTACTTAATATATCTAATGTAACATCAATATAAGGTTTTGATTTTAATGGGGTTGTTAATATTATTTCAGTATCTTCTTTATTAAATGGAAGGAGCATCATCAAAGATGTGATAAATTGAGAGCTAATATCCCCTCTAATCTCTACTTTATTTCCATTAATCTCTCCACTCTTTACAATTATTGGTGCAGTTCCATCCATTTTTGACGAAAATGCCTCTATATTCAGCTGTTTTAGAGCATCTAACAAAGGTTGCATTGGTCTCCTTCTTATTGAATCATCTCCAGTTAAAATTGCATATCCTTTTGGTATCTGTGAAGCTATTGATGTTAAAATCCTTAATGTTGTTCCACTATTTCCAATATCTATAACGTTATCTGGTGTTTTTAACTCCCCACCTTTAACAATCCACTTATCTTTATCTTTATCTAATTCAATATCTGCTCCCAACATCCTACATCCATGAACTGAGGAGAGGCAATCAGCTCCCCAAAGGGGATTTTTTATTACACTTTCTCCTTCAGCTAAGAAAGCCCCAATAACAGCCCTATGAGTGTATGATTTTGAAGGTGGGGCTTTAACAGTTCCTTCCAATCTGTCAGTCTTTTTTACAATTAACAAACTATCACCATTAATGATTGTAATATCGTAAATTATTAAAATAAAAAACTACTTTAAGGTTTGTGATTTATATATTATGCCTTAAATTTAAAAAATGATATCTGGCTTTTATACTTTAACAATGTATTTTTTCGAATATTTCTTAAACAATCCAAAAGAGGAGCCGAGCTTTAAATTATATAAGGCTTTATCAATACCTAATATATGAGTTGAGGCGATGTAGTCAATTCCATAACCTTTAACAAATTCTGGAAGTATTTGAGCACTAGGTCCCACTAAAATCTTTAACTTAGCATTTTTAGCCCTATCTAATATCATGTCCAAACTGTTATTTAATATAGAGGTTCCACTAATTAAAACTGCATCCATCTTTGGTAATAAAGTATATTCAAAAGCATCACTTATCGTTTCTGGTGTTGAAATTTTTGGATTCCTCTCAAAAACATAAAACTCAAAATCTCCTTTTTCTTTTAGCATTTTGACCAATGGCATCATATTTCCAATAAATGCAATTTTCTTAATTCCTTTTTTATTCAAAATCAAATTTATTACATCCCTTTTATAATCATCTTCATTTAATTTAATGAAATATTGAGAAACAGCATTTATAGCGGCTAATCCAAGGGTTCTATTGATTACATCTAAATCATTAGCCATAGTTATAAAATCTTCAATTGTTTTCTCTCCAAAATCTACTTTTCTCTTCTCACTATGTCCTTTATATTCCTCTAACAGTGTCATAGCCACTCCTAAAGATTTTTTGCCATCCTTTTCAATCAACACATAGCTGTATGGAAGGGCAAAAGAGAAATCAAGTATTTTAAATTTATAATTATTTGTAATATCTTTGGCTTTTTTAATAATATGATCAATAATCACAATATCACCAAATTAGCAATAATAAAATTTTTTTAAAAGCCCTCTCAGATACCCCAAAGGGTTCATCACATCTCAGCTTCTATTACTCATCATCGAGGACTATTTGTAAGTTTTTTATATGACTATTATAAATATTAAATGTCATCATTTTAACATTTATCAATTAATGAAGGTGAAAATATGGGAATGACTATTGTAGAAAAAATATTAGCAAAGGCTTCTGGAAAGAAAGAGGTTAGTCCAGGAGACATTGTAATGGCAAATATAGATGTGGCTATGGTTCATGACATTACTGGCCCTTTAACAGTAAATACATTAAAAGAGTATGGAATTGAGAAAGTTTGGGATCCAGAAAAGATCGTTGTCTTATTTGACCACCAAGTTCCAGCTGACAGTATAAAAGCTGCTGAAAACCACATATTAATGAGAAAATTTGTTAAAGAGCAAGGCATTAAATACTTCTACGACATTAGAGAAGGAGTTTGCCATCAAGTTTTGCCAGAAAAAGGACATGTAGCTCCTGGAGAGGTTGTTGTTGGTGCTGACAGCCACACATGCACACATGGAGCTTTTGGAGCTTTTGCTACTGGAATTGGTTCAACTGACATGGCTCACGTATTTGCAACAGGTAAATTATGGTTTAAAGTTCCAGAAACAATTTACTTCAACATTACCGGAGATTTGCAACCTTATGTTACTTCAAAGGATGTTATTTTATCAATTATAGGAGAAGTTGGTGTTGATGGGGCTACATACAAAGCTTGCCAGTTTGGTGGAGAAACTGTTAAAAAGATGAGTATTGCATCAAGAATGACAATGACAAACATGGCTATTGAAATGGGAGGAAAAACTGGAATTATAGAGCCAGATGAAAAAACTGTACAGTATGTAAAAGAAGCTATGAAAAAACATGGAACTGAAAGACCATTTGAAATAATAAAAGGAGATGAAGACGCTGAATTTGCTGAAGTTTATGAGATTGAAGCAGATAAAATAGAGCCGGTCTTTGCATGCCCACACAATGTAGATAACGTTAAGCCTGCAAGAGAGGTGGCTGGAAGACCTATAGATCAAGTATTCATTGGTTCATGCACAAACGGAAGATTTGAAGACTTAAAAATGGCTATTGAAATTATAGATAAGCATGGAGGTATAGCAGATAACGTTAGAGTTGTTGTAACTCCTGCTTCAAGAGAAGAGTATTTAAAAGCTTTAAAAGCGGGAATAATTGAGAAATTCTTAAAGTATGGATGTGTTGTTACAAACCCTTCATGCTCTGCATGTATGGGTTCATTATATGGAGTTTTAGGGCCTGGAGAGGTTTGTGTTTCAACATCAAACAGAAACTTTAGAGGTAGACAGGGTTCATTAGAGGCGGAAATTTACTTAGCATCACCAATAACCGCTGCTGCGTGTGCTGTTAAGGGAGAACTAGTAGATCCAAGAGACTTATAAATTTTAAATTTTATTTCTCTTTTTGCTATTTTTATATTTTATATTGTTTAAAATTTTAAATTTATAGAGCAACATTTATAAGAGATAAGGGCAAATTTTAAATTAATTATAAATTTTATGGTGGAATGATGAAAAAGACCAAGGTTATAGTTTTAGCTGAAAACGCATTAACTAATCCAGGAAAATTAACAAGATATTTAAACTCACTAAAACAGCCCATTGTCGTAAAAGAGACATGTTTTGGGGCATATATTGAAGGGGAGGAAGAATTAGTTGATAAATTAGCACAAGATATTAGAAATTTTGAAAAAAATAGGATATTTTGTAAAGATAGAGGTTACCCTATTTGGGATGAGAGGAGATGTAGGGCATTTAGAGGAGGAGGGCCAAGGGAGGGCTTTCACCAATTAGAAGCTGAGCAGGCAGTTTTAGATAAAATTGGTTTGGCATTGGACAAAATTGAAAAAGAAGGATTAACGCCTATGGAAGAGGTTTTAGCTAAAGAGAGGGAGCTAATAAAGAGAGAGAGTAAGATACCGGTTGAAGAATTTAAAAATATAGTTGAGAAGGTATTAGGGAGCAAAAATGAGGCATAAATATAGAAAAGGTAGTGCTTTCGAAAGAGAATTAAAAAAACTTTTAGAAAAGGAGGGATTTGCAGTAGTTAGAAGTGCTGGAAGTAAAGGAGTTGATTTAATAGCAGGAAGAGATGGGGAGATTTTAATATTTGAATGTAAATCATCTTCAAAAAATAGATTTTATATAAGCAGAGAAGATGTTGAAAAGCTTATAGATTTCTCAAAAACCTTTGGAGGAAAGCCATATTTAGCTGTAAAGTTTAATGGAGAAATATTATTTATAAATCCTTATCTTTTATCAACCAACGGGAAAAACTACGTGATTGATGAAAAGATAAAAGTCATTGCCATTGATTTTTATGAAGTTGTTGGTAAAGGGAAGCAGTTAAAAATAGAGGATGTAACTTAATCCAATTTTATGTTTTCACTTATGAGTTTTGTGATTATAACGCTCAATAAAGCTATTTTCTTTGGTTTTACTACAACCGCTATATGCCTATCATCCTTATGAAATCCAACGAGGATTGAAGCCACCCTATTTTCATCAGCAGGCAAAACACCAATTGAAATTCTTCCATCAACACCAAAAACCGTTCCAATATCTTGAATGTCATGAATTTTTATATTATCTTTTTTAAAATCTTTGTTTATTTTTTCTGCTACTAAAACCCCCTGTTCCATTAAAATTTTTAATAAAGCAGCTGATTCAAAATTCATCCTTATGCTCTCTTCAACATCTTTAGATTTCATTTTAAAAATTAACTGTTTTCCCTCAAGCTCTACACCCAATTTTTTATATGGCAAATCAACCACATAC encodes:
- the aroA gene encoding 3-phosphoshikimate 1-carboxyvinyltransferase, whose translation is MLIVKKTDRLEGTVKAPPSKSYTHRAVIGAFLAEGESVIKNPLWGADCLSSVHGCRMLGADIELDKDKDKWIVKGGELKTPDNVIDIGNSGTTLRILTSIASQIPKGYAILTGDDSIRRRPMQPLLDALKQLNIEAFSSKMDGTAPIIVKSGEINGNKVEIRGDISSQFITSLMMLLPFNKEDTEIILTTPLKSKPYIDVTLDILSKFGIKIDETEKGFLVYGNQKYKAIDYIVEGDYSSASYLIAAGVLINSNITIENLFADSKQGDRAIIDIVKEMGADIKVKKDKVIVEGEYNLNGIDVDVKDIPDLVPTIAVLGCFAEGKTEIYNGEHVRLKECDRLRACAVELKKMGADIEEKPDGLIIRGVKKLRGAKLNTYNDHRLVMAFTVAGLKAEGETIIEGEEAVKISFPNFVEVMRSIGANIEIR
- a CDS encoding Rossmann-like domain-containing protein, which codes for MIIDHIIKKAKDITNNYKFKILDFSFALPYSYVLIEKDGKKSLGVAMTLLEEYKGHSEKRKVDFGEKTIEDFITMANDLDVINRTLGLAAINAVSQYFIKLNEDDYKRDVINLILNKKGIKKIAFIGNMMPLVKMLKEKGDFEFYVFERNPKISTPETISDAFEYTLLPKMDAVLISGTSILNNSLDMILDRAKNAKLKILVGPSAQILPEFVKGYGIDYIASTHILGIDKALYNLKLGSSFGLFKKYSKKYIVKV
- the leuC gene encoding isopropylmalate/citramalate isomerase large subunit; translated protein: MGMTIVEKILAKASGKKEVSPGDIVMANIDVAMVHDITGPLTVNTLKEYGIEKVWDPEKIVVLFDHQVPADSIKAAENHILMRKFVKEQGIKYFYDIREGVCHQVLPEKGHVAPGEVVVGADSHTCTHGAFGAFATGIGSTDMAHVFATGKLWFKVPETIYFNITGDLQPYVTSKDVILSIIGEVGVDGATYKACQFGGETVKKMSIASRMTMTNMAIEMGGKTGIIEPDEKTVQYVKEAMKKHGTERPFEIIKGDEDAEFAEVYEIEADKIEPVFACPHNVDNVKPAREVAGRPIDQVFIGSCTNGRFEDLKMAIEIIDKHGGIADNVRVVVTPASREEYLKALKAGIIEKFLKYGCVVTNPSCSACMGSLYGVLGPGEVCVSTSNRNFRGRQGSLEAEIYLASPITAAACAVKGELVDPRDL
- a CDS encoding methanogenesis marker 6 protein, producing MKKTKVIVLAENALTNPGKLTRYLNSLKQPIVVKETCFGAYIEGEEELVDKLAQDIRNFEKNRIFCKDRGYPIWDERRCRAFRGGGPREGFHQLEAEQAVLDKIGLALDKIEKEGLTPMEEVLAKERELIKRESKIPVEEFKNIVEKVLGSKNEA
- the hjc gene encoding Holliday junction resolvase Hjc — translated: MRHKYRKGSAFERELKKLLEKEGFAVVRSAGSKGVDLIAGRDGEILIFECKSSSKNRFYISREDVEKLIDFSKTFGGKPYLAVKFNGEILFINPYLLSTNGKNYVIDEKIKVIAIDFYEVVGKGKQLKIEDVT